A DNA window from Ammospiza caudacuta isolate bAmmCau1 chromosome 21, bAmmCau1.pri, whole genome shotgun sequence contains the following coding sequences:
- the SCAI gene encoding protein SCAI: MSSGGAEDDIPQAERKTVTDFCYLLDKSKQLFNGLRDLPQYGQKQWQSYFGRTFDVYTKLWKFQQQHRQVLDNRYGLKRWQIGEIASKIGQLYYHYYLRTSETSYLNEAFSFYSAIRQRSYYSQVNKEDRPELVVKKLRYYARFIVVCLLLNKMDVVKDLVKELSDEIEDYTHRFNTEDQVEWNLVLQEVAAFIEADPVMVLNDDNTIVITSNRLSETGAPLLEQGMIVGQLALADALIIGNCNNQVKFSELTIDMFRMLQALEREPMNLASQMNKPGMQESTEKPARRENPHKYLLYKPTFSQLYTFLAASFKELPANSVLLIYLSATGVFPSGRSDSEGPYDFGGVLTNSNRDIINGDALHKRNQAYKEMHCLHPGDLYPFTRKPLFIIVDSSNSVAYKNFTNLFGQPLVCLLSPTAYPKALQDQSQRGSLFTLFLNNPLMAFLFVSGLSSMRRGLWEKCQDYLRKINRDIAQLLTHSRSIDQSFLQFFGDEFLRLLLTRFIFCSATMRMHKIFRQETRNYPESYPQLPRDETVENPHLQKHILELASILDVRNVFLENTLDDY; the protein is encoded by the exons ATGTCATCAGGGGGAGCTGAAGATGATATTCCtcaagcagagagaaaaacgGTGACAGACTTTTGCTACTTATTGGATAAATCTAAGCAGCTCTTCAATGGCTTAAG GGATTTACCTCAGTATGGGCAGAAGCAGTGGCAATCCTATTTTGGGCGAACATTTGATGTTTACACCAAACTCTGGAAGTTCCAACAGCAGCACCG ACAAGTATTGGACAATCGGTATGGGTTGAAGAGGTGGCAAATTGGGGAAATTGCTTCCAAGATTGGGCAGCTCTATTACCATTATTA CCTGCGCACCTCAGAGACCAGCTATCTCAACGAGGCGTTCTCCTTCTACTCAGCCATCAGGCAGAGGTCCTACTACTCCCAAGTCAACAAAGAAGACAG GCCTGAACTAGTGGTTAAGAAGCTGCGTTACTATGCAAGGTTCATAGTGGTTTGTCTCCTGCTCAACAAGATGGATGTTGTAAAGGACCTTGTGAAG GAGCTGTCAGATGAAATTGAAGACTACACGCATCGTTTCAATACTGAAGATCAGGTGGAGTGGAACCTGGTTCTTCAGGAAGTGGCAGCATTTATTGAG GCAGACCCTGTCATGGTTTTAAATGATGACAACACCATTGTAATCACCTCTAACAGGCTTTCTGAGACGGGAGCTCCgttgctggagcaggggatgaTAGTGGGACAGCTTGCTCTTGCAGATGCGCTCATTATTGGGAACTGCAACAACCAG GTCAAGTTCAGTGAACTGACAATCGACATGTTCCGgatgctgcaggctctggagagGGAACCCATGAACTTGGCATCTCAAATGAACAAACCCGGAATGCAG GAGTCAACAGAGAAACCAGCCAGGCGGGAAAACCCCcataaatacctactttataAACCAACTTTTAGCCAGCTATATACATTTTTAGCAGCATCATTTAAG gagctgcctgccaACAGCGTGCTGCTGATTTACCTGTCTGCCACGGGCGTGTTCCCATCAGGTCGTTCGGATAGTGAAG GTCCCTACGATTTCGGGGGAGTGCTGACCAACAGCAACCGCGACATCATCAACGGGGACGCCCTGCACAAGCGCAACCAGGCCTACAAGGAGATGCACTG CCTTCACCCTGGAGATCTGTACCCTTTCACCAGAAAGCCCCTGTTCATCATCGTGGATTCTTCCAACAGCGTTGCCTACAAG AATTTCACAAACTTATTTGGACAGCCATTGGTGTGCTTGCTTTCTCCAACAGCATATCCAAAAGCATTGCAAG atCAGTCTCAGCGGGGTAGCCTCTTCACACTCTTTCTGAACAATCCCTTAATGGCATTCCTGTTTGTCTCTGGATTATCAAGCATGCGCCGAGGATTGTGGGAGAAGTGTCAGGATTACCTCCGGAAAATCAACCGGGACATTGCCCAGCTGCTGACCCACTCCCGCTCCATAG ATCAGTCCTTCCTTCAGTTTTTTGGGGATGAGTTCCTTCGCTTGCTTCTCACAAGATTTATCTTCTGTTCGGCTACGATGAGGATGCACAAAATCTTCCGG CAGGAGACTCGAAATTATCCCGAATCTTATCCTCAGCTGCCAAGAGATGAAACGGTGGAGAACCCTCACCTCCAAAAGCACATTTTGGAGCTGGCTTCCATTCTGGATGTTAGGAATGTTTTCCTGGAAAACACACTCGATGACTATTAA